The following are encoded together in the Elusimicrobiota bacterium genome:
- a CDS encoding chromate resistance protein, whose amino-acid sequence MGAVQHAGQGLAQAAGPWGGSHQELSGNVLSELAEIIHDIDLKDGKFGRPEAHGVGLAVQGICRIHKKDADRLTAGIAFFDAVRAAVAAKGEKKSHA is encoded by the coding sequence ATCGGAGCCGTCCAACATGCGGGTCAAGGTCTGGCGCAAGCTGCAGGCCCTTGGGGCGGTTCCCATCAAGAACTGTCTGGTAATGTTCTGAGCGAGCTGGCCGAGATCATCCACGACATCGACTTGAAGGATGGCAAATTCGGACGCCCTGAAGCGCATGGCGTGGGCCTCGCTGTTCAGGGGATCTGCCGCATTCACAAGAAGGACGCCGACCGGCTGACGGCCGGAATCGCCTTCTTCGATGCGGTTCGCGCCGCCGTGGCCGCGAAGGGAGAGAAGAAGAGCCATGCCTGA
- a CDS encoding MFS transporter, whose translation MGPAPRACSLKAADRALIYAAATLRSAGVGFASAVLAIYLDKRGYTALSIGAIMAAGLGGGAVATGCVALLADRLGRRRVLTALAVLGLAGGLGLAWAPGVAAAAFAFIGMVNGMGHDRGGAYALEQSALSAAGSVEERTRLFAGYHAAGDVGCACGSLAAALVPWLGYQTLWTLYACAVGAGLLLYPGLSEGVELVEPSRPVSPESRRRVARFAALSAVDSFGSGFITAALIAFYLYKRFGINERQIAGLFLAADLANIASNFIAERLSRWLGLVNTMVFTHIPANLLLIALAFCPTFPIAAAVFLLRELFIEMDVPTRQSYLASIVNPDERTAALGGVQLTRTAMWAVAPGAAGWLMRSVALASPLYIGSAIKIAYDVLLWRAFRHLKPVARNGAGH comes from the coding sequence ATGGGACCGGCGCCAAGAGCTTGTAGCCTCAAGGCTGCGGATCGCGCCCTGATCTATGCCGCCGCGACTTTGAGATCGGCGGGAGTCGGCTTTGCGAGCGCGGTGCTCGCGATCTATCTCGACAAACGCGGCTATACGGCCTTGTCCATCGGCGCGATCATGGCGGCCGGCCTAGGCGGCGGGGCGGTGGCGACAGGGTGCGTCGCCTTGCTCGCAGACCGCCTCGGGCGGCGCAGGGTGCTCACGGCCCTGGCGGTCCTGGGACTGGCAGGAGGCCTGGGTCTCGCATGGGCCCCGGGAGTCGCGGCGGCGGCCTTCGCTTTCATCGGCATGGTTAATGGGATGGGACACGACCGCGGCGGCGCCTACGCCTTGGAACAGTCCGCGTTATCCGCCGCCGGCAGCGTGGAGGAACGAACGCGGCTTTTCGCGGGTTATCATGCCGCGGGCGATGTCGGCTGCGCCTGCGGAAGCCTGGCCGCAGCACTTGTGCCTTGGCTTGGGTACCAAACGCTGTGGACTCTCTATGCCTGCGCGGTGGGAGCCGGCTTGTTGCTCTATCCGGGGCTTAGCGAAGGCGTCGAGTTGGTCGAGCCTTCCCGGCCGGTCTCGCCAGAGTCGCGACGTCGCGTCGCTCGCTTTGCCGCGCTTTCCGCTGTTGACAGTTTCGGGAGCGGCTTTATCACGGCCGCGCTCATCGCGTTTTATCTCTACAAACGGTTTGGCATCAACGAAAGGCAAATCGCCGGGCTGTTTCTGGCCGCGGACCTGGCGAATATCGCCTCCAATTTCATTGCCGAGAGGCTCTCTCGCTGGCTGGGCTTGGTCAACACTATGGTCTTTACTCATATTCCGGCGAATCTTCTGTTGATCGCGCTGGCCTTCTGCCCCACGTTCCCTATTGCCGCGGCCGTCTTTCTGCTCCGAGAGCTGTTCATCGAGATGGACGTGCCGACGCGCCAGTCCTACCTGGCTTCCATCGTCAACCCAGACGAGCGGACCGCCGCTCTGGGCGGCGTGCAGCTCACGCGCACGGCGATGTGGGCGGTGGCGCCTGGAGCCGCGGGCTGGCTTATGCGCTCGGTCGCGCTGGCGTCCCCCCTCTACATCGGCTCAGCCATCAAGATAGCGTATGACGTGCTCCTCTGGCGCGCATTTCGTCATTTGAAGCCCGTGGCACGAAATGGCGCCGGCCATTAA